In one window of Nerophis ophidion isolate RoL-2023_Sa linkage group LG05, RoL_Noph_v1.0, whole genome shotgun sequence DNA:
- the fosl1a gene encoding fos-related antigen 1a, producing the protein MYRNLGGHGRGNPVYAGAASGSNSASLESTCSTSTTQQEQKFTMAGSSQFVPSLNAITTNQDLQWMVQPSLMHPPGPSRSPVPPYPSLSGARPLGPQPPLPHSHFIRPGVIRASGTNAATASTRRRNDDYLSQEEVERRRIRRERNKLAAAKCRNRRRELTDSLQNETDELEEEKSQLQKEIADLQKQKEKLELVLEAHRPICKIEDSDSDSEPGSSLSSLAGIKMEPEDYSGRPGPSRKRVVKSEKPKPKITIPTKPATSSCSAPAYSQESESLHTPVLASTPSLTPFTASMIFTYPPAAGAAAAAATALQCNFPASQAPEPCGVAHRRSSSSGDQSDHSLHSPTILTL; encoded by the exons ATGTACAGAAACTTGGGGGGCCACGGAAGAGGCAACCCGGTGTACGCAGGCGCAGCTTCTGGCTCCAACTCCGCTTCCCTGGAAAGCACCTGTAGCACCTCTACGACGCAGCAGGAACAG AAGTTCACCATGGCGGGCAGCAGTCAGTTCGTACCCAGCCTCAACGCCATCACGACCAACCAGGACCTGCAGTGGATGGTCCAGCCCTCACTCATGCATCCACCCGGTCCTTCTCGCTCCCCGGTGCCCCCTTACCCATCCCTCTCCGGGGCGCGCCCGCTGGGACCCCAGCCGCCGCTGCCGCACTCCCACTTCATCAGGCCGGGGGTCATAAGGGCGAGCGGCACCAACGCAGCCACGGCATCGACCCGGCGCAGGAACGACGACTAC TTGTCCCAAGAAGAGGTGGAGAGACGACGAATAAGAAGAGAGCGGAATAAACTGGCAGCAGCCAAATGTCGCAATCGTCGCCGGGAGCTGACGGACTCACTGCAAAAT GAGACCGACGAGCTGGAGGAGGAAAAGTCCCAGTTGCAAAAGGAGATCGCCGACTTACAAAAGCAGAAAGAAAAGCTGGAGCTGGTCCTCGAGGCCCACCGACCCATCTGCAAGATCGAGGACTCCGACTCGGATTCGGAACCCGGCTCGTCGCTCTCGTCCTTGGCGGGCATCAAAATGGAGCCCGAGGACTACAGCGGCAGACCGGGGCCTTCGCGAAAACGAGTGGTGAAGTCGGAGAAGCCCAAGCCAAAGATCACCATCCCGACCAAGCCTGCGACCTCGTCGTGTTCGGCCCCCGCCTACAGCCAGGAGTCCGAGTCCCTGCACACGCCCGTCCTGGCCTCCACGCCCTCCCTCACCCCCTTCACGGCCAGTATGATCTTCACCTACCCGCCGGCCGCgggcgccgccgccgccgccgccaccgcgCTCCAGTGCAACTTCCCCGCTTCCCAAGCCCCGGAGCCTTGCGGGGTGGCGCACcgccgcagcagcagcagcggcgaCCAATCAGATCACTCCCTGCACTCGCCGACCATCCTCACGCTGTGA